The genomic window TATGTCCCAGGCGATATCACAACAGGGAACAACTTTTGCAaaaagagagagtagagagctctatcggtggggggggggtggggtggtgggtgtgggtggatggggggggggtcaggtgtgCGTACGTGAGGGGCAGCCAGGGATTACGTGGAGGTAGGCACCCCTTTGACCATGGGCTCGCGGTTGAGGTAGGTGGCCCAGTACACCAGGTTGAAGGTCCCGAACAGCACGGGGAACACGATGCGCGACATCTTGTCGATCTTGCTCACGCTGTTGTACGTCTTCTTGGGGTCCAGGGCGCGCACGTCGGAGGCGGAGCCCCCCATGCCCATGCCCACGCCGATGCCCACCGAGCGCAGCTGCACCGAGGTGGTGTTGGAGATGGTGGAGATGCTGGCCGACATGTCCTTGGTGAGGTTGGGCGTGTAGTTGACCCCGGCCGTGCACGCGTTGTTGGGCTTCTTGGAGAGCACCATGGGGTCACGCttctgtggaggaggaggaagaggaggagggggaggaggaggaggtggtggaagaggaggaggaagaggtggaggaagaggtggagggggaggaggaggaggaggaagagatggaggaggaggaggaggagcgggttggaggaggtggaggaggaggaggaggaggaggaagaggtggaggtggaggaggaggagggtgaagaggaggaggagggggagggggagggggaggaggaggtggagggggaagaggttgaggaggaggaggaggaggagcgggttggaggaagtggaggaggaggaggagggggtgcaggaggaggaggaagaggaagaggaggtggaggaggaggagtaggaggaggacggaggaggaggagttggaggaggaggaggagcgggtaggaggaggtggagggggaaggggaggacggaggaggaggaggaggaggaggaggaggaggaggaagaggagtaggaAAGGGGGAGGGTCAAAAGCAGCAAAGGGTCAGTCGCACCCTTTAATCCATCCCCTCGCGACTGGGCGGTGTGTCGCCATGGtgacggggggggagggcgtgTCCTCACCTTGGGGTGCTGCGCCTCCAGGGCCTTCTTGCCGTCCCAGGCCCAGCTCCGCTTGGTGAAGTAGTTGACGGTGGCGAACTCGATGAGGGCGGAGAAGACGAAGGCGTAGCACACGGCGATGAACCAGTCCATGGCCGTGGCGTACGCCACCTTGGGGAGGGAGTTACGGGCGCTGATGCTGAGCGTCGTCATGGTGAGCACCGTGGTGACgcctgggtggagggggtggacagggaggaagaggaggaggagggggagggggaggaggaggaggagggggaggaggaagaggtggaagaggaggagggggaggaaagggtggagggaggtagagggggaggaagagggggaggagggggaggaagaggaggaggaggaagaggtggaagaggaggagggggagggaagggtggagggaggtagagggggaggaagagggggaggaagaggagggggaggaggaggagagtgaggagtaggaggtggaggaggaagaggtggaggagggggggggaggaagaggaggaatggGTGGAGGGAGttagatgaggaggaagaggagcaggaggaggaggaggaaggagagggggggagaggaggaggaaaaggaggaagaggacaaggaggaggaggtggaccgggagagggaggaggaggaggaggaggaggaggaggaggaggagggggagacagaatgaAACGGGGTTCAGCATTTCACTTTGGCTCTCAGTGTCGAGGCCTCGGTCTGCACGTATCTCTCCTTCAAatcatccatcacacacacacacacacgcactcaatcaatcaatcaatcaatcaatcaatcaatcaatcaatcaatcaatcaatcaatcaatcaatcaatcaatcaatcaatcaatcaatcaatcaatcaatccatccatccatccatccatccatccatccatccatccatccatccatccatccatccatccatccatccatccatccatcaatcaaagacacacacacgggggggggggggttctcaccGAAGACGGTCCTGGCGGGGACAGACTCCCGGTTGAGCCAGAAGGAGACCTGGGAGAGGATGACGGTCATGAAGCAGGGCATGTAGGTCTGGATCACAAAGTAGCCGATCTTCCTCTTCAGGTAGAAGTGCGCCATCATCACCGTGTACTGGcctggggggcagagggggaggggcgtgtTAGGACCGAACCCGGTGGGAAATATTGGGTCACGGTGGCTTAGGTTCTTAAAACAAACGAAAACTAATCGTTGAGCAGCAGGAGACTGTACACTTACGCTGCGATTTTCCAACCTTCTCTGAAAGAGTGGGAGCCTACTTTTAGATACAAACTGCTGATGCAAACGTACTGCACCCTTGGATATTTTTTCCCTAACCAAAGCTGAAGAGGCGAAGGGTTAGAATGTGTCCAGCATTCAGGTTCATTCGTCATTCATTTTAACTTTGAAGCTCATTCATTTTGATATACTTCAAACCATTATTTTTTCCGAAAGTCAATTGTATGGCTGCTGCCCTTAAGaaatctttatatatatttaatgtatttaaaagATCTTTGAACAATGTCTCTCTGTTTCCAAAAAATAGAAGAATTTCATGTGAAATTATTGTGTGAACTGTCCGAAAGAAACGTTGAACTTGTCGTTGTTTGTCAATGTTTGTTCGTTGGACGGAtaaagacagagtgagacagagagggacagaaagacagagagagggagagagagagagagagagagagagagagagagagagagagagagagagagagagagagagagagagagagagagagagagacaacatccCCTTCACAACTGAAGATTGCGTTTGAGGATTTAAGGTAAAAAATAGAAGCGTTTTCCGCATGTTGGGTCTGGTTGAGCCAAACAGTCCCAGACTGCCTCTCCCACCTCTGTCACTCACTGTTCTGGtcccacacccgcacacacacacacacacacacacacacacacacacacacacacacacacacacacacacacacacacacacacacacacacacacgcacgcacacacacacacacacacacacacacacacacacacacacacacacacacacacacacacacacacacacaaacacacacaaatatatgcatgcctgcacacaggcagacactgACACTAGTCCACACACagcttgcacacacaaacatgcatgcacagtgcacacacaagcacacacatatatttaaatatatatatgcatgcatacacaaggacatacacacacacacacacacacacacacacacacacacacacacacacacacacaacacacacacacacacacacacacacacacacacacacacacacacacacacacacagtaatacaGGAGGCTTTCTCAGGCAAAACCGGATttttgaccccccccctaaTCCCTGGTTACAATCTGCATCCtgccatcagagagagagagagagagagagagagagagagagagagagagagagagagagagagagagagagagagagagagagagactacagcagggtaggaggggggggtgtcttGTCCTGGGAAGCCGTACAAAGTGCTAAGCCCTGCCCACTCTGCCAATCCcgtcgcagacacacacacacacacacacacacacacacacacacacacacacacacacacacacacacacacacacacacacacacacagtcgctcGCTCATTCATTCCGAGCGTACACTCCGGGGGCGGTtgacaaccaaacacacacacacccacacgcacacacacatccaaacacacacacacacacacacacacacacacacacacacacacacacacacacacacacacacacacacacacacacacacacacacacacacacacacacacacacgcctcagaCCACAGATTAATGTAGGCGCTCGTGTGCCGACGGAGAAGGGAGTCCCGCCGCAAAACGTCCCGACCAGCGGCCCCGACTACAACCTCTGTCGCCGTCGACGACGGACCCTTCCCGCCTCTTTCCTCTCCACGCGTACTGGCGCGCGTTGGCCGGCCGTGATTGGTGCGCGGGACGCCTCGAACCGACACCTCCAGGAGCGGCAGGGGGTAAGGACGCAGAGAGACGGCGCCtagcgctcctcctcctcctcctcctcctcctcctcctcctcccttctcggGCGACCGGGGGCCACAGTGACCGGCCCCCCTCACAGACCGCCATGCCTCTCTTAGGGGGACTCGGGCATCGGCCCCCCAGCCCGGCACTCGTGCTCCTCCTCGTTCTACCGGCGGCCCCGACGACGACGCCGACGCCGACCCCATGACCGCCGGCCCGCCTCACGAGACCGCCCGCCCTCTCCGCTACGCTCGCTCCCCGCGCCCCAGAGCCCCAGGGTTAGCGGTTAGCGGTTagccgccgccgcgccgccgaccacccccccccaccccccccccccccccccttttgctGCCGCGCCCTGCTGCCTTGATGCATGGCTCCCGCCCCCGCGGCGGAGAGGCATCCATGCCCGCCCTGCGGCCGCGCTGGTGGtggcccagctgctgctgctgctgcctgggCGCCGTCCTGATGCTCTGCGGCGCCGGCGGCGTGCGCGCGGAGCTGCCCTTCATCTCCGAGAACAACGCCGCCATCGTCGTCAACTGGTGAGTAGGGACGAGctcgagcccccccccctccctcacccaccgcactcacccctctccccccctccctcacccccccacggTGGGTTTTGGTTCCTCCCTTGGCGTTGCTGGATTTATTTTGCACCTTCATTTTTTAAGGTGCACCTTTGCCGATCAAGAGGGGTAGGGAACGTGGGGgttgagtgagagagatgaacgggggagaggggagaggcatgggggaggaggggagaggggagagggggcgggtgGGGCACTGACGAGTAGAAGTGTAGGACTTTCAGTCGGGGCGAATCGAACCCGTGGCCGTCACAAAACGGGTGTCCCCCACCGACAGGGTGTTCGCAGTCGCTACGTTGAGCTAtttggggcggcatgtggctcaggaggtagagcgggttgcccGGTCACCACAAgggtgctagttcgatccccggcttctcctaactgagcgtcgaggtgtccctgagtgagacaccgcaccctgactgctcctgaccggctggctgtcgccctgcctggttgtgtgcatgaatgggtgaatgtgaggcaatattgttaaGCGcattctaaccagtggccactggttagaaaagcgcagtATCATTGCAGTCTGTTTACCATTTACTGAACTACAGAAAAACACAGCATGGATGTTACACTACAGTCCGAGGTTTGACTGAACGAGGTGCCGATGAATCTAAGATAGATTCATCACTATTCAACTCGATTCTACGCTAGATTGAAAACTTAACGTACAAACTAGTAGTAACTACGAGTAGCTAACTGTAATCTTAACTACACTGGGCCTTCATGTAgagacttattgtatgttgttcgtcctggcacttaatgtacgcacttattgtgtgttgtacgtcctggcacttaatgtaaacacttattgtatgtggtacgtcctggcacttagtatttagcatggtgtagcatcttacgaCAGCAGACATGTCGACGTGTACAGCAGGGGTTTGGTCTGTCCGGTCAAGAAGAACAAATTACACCAACTCACTGGCCGCAGTTTGACCTCCACGATGTgggggcaaaaaaaaaaacctcaactGAAAGTTTGGCGTGCAACCAAGCAGCTCAGAGGAGATTTGGAGTGGAGCCTCATCTCACTTTTTCCCACTTTCTATTCCATATCCGAGCCTCGTGAGTTGGGTTTGATCTGATGGGACTGACACGGTGTGGGAGGACTGCGGGCCAGCCGCGTTGGGCTGCTGTGGCCCGGCCGGAAAGACCGGAAACGGCCTCACTTCCTGCTGACCTGGAAGTAGTTGGGGTGCAATGAATCAACGTCCATTTGTATTGTAATGCACGTGCCTCTGCccatattactactactgctacaactACTGCTACGACTATTAcggctactactgctactgcttctactactatgttactactactgctactactgctactactaccactgctgctactactactaccatacaactactactgctactaccatactactactactatacaaCTAATAATACAACTACTGCTACTAATATTATATCACTAATACAACAACGATAACTACTATACTACCActattactactgctactactacaactattaCTACTAGTATTATTGCTACTGCTCTActgctactaatactactataatactactactactactactactattaccactactactaatactactactatactactataatactactactactactactactattaccactactactaatactactactatactactataatCTCGCTAACAATTAGagagaacaataaaaaaatgtatatatgttcATTTGACAATttcaataatattaattatgatgcacataataataataatataaacataGGACATTATCattatacatagatagatatattaTGTTTAATCATAATAATGGCGTGATTATTGCTATTATTTGCAGAATGGCGGTCTGTAAGACTTTGAGGTCTGTGCCTCTGTCAGTTA from Gadus macrocephalus chromosome 4, ASM3116895v1 includes these protein-coding regions:
- the LOC132455496 gene encoding gamma-aminobutyric acid receptor subunit alpha-5-like — its product is MGSASASSSGPPVERGGARVPGWGADARVPLREAWRSVRGAGHCGPRSPEKGGGGGGGGGGGGALGAVSLRPYPLPLLEVSVRGVPRTNHGRPTRAIFVCFKNLSHRDPIFPTGFGPNTPLPLCPPGQYTVMMAHFYLKRKIGYFVIQTYMPCFMTVILSQVSFWLNRESVPARTVFGVTTVLTMTTLSISARNSLPKVAYATAMDWFIAVCYAFVFSALIEFATVNYFTKRSWAWDGKKALEAQHPKKRDPMVLSKKPNNACTAGVNYTPNLTKDMSASISTISNTTSVQLRSVGIGVGMGMGGSASDVRALDPKKTYNSVSKIDKMSRIVFPVLFGTFNLVYWATYLNREPMVKGVPTST